A region of the Festucalex cinctus isolate MCC-2025b chromosome 8, RoL_Fcin_1.0, whole genome shotgun sequence genome:
TTTCCGGATGGGTTCCGGATTCACATTCCTGCTATTGTgcggatatttatttttgttgtacagGTAATAACTCTTAATTTGCTTTGCTGCTTGTATTATTTTGGTGTAATTCCATTGttgaccacaagatggcagcacacTACTTAGTTTGAGACCAAATTtgcaagaagaagaataagaacaaaaaccaggaaatatttcaggacagcctagtttttgtttgaaaattctTTAACGCCATCCTCtacaatcctgctttttacgctcACAGAAAGATTATAGCATACATCTTTTGGCATGATTATTGACATATAATGTTTGACGATAAGTTAAAGTTCGTGTTTTTGCGTTATTTGCAGTTGGGCCCAATCCCGTTCAAATATCCCGACGCTaattaaaatggatggatggaaattgcaCTTGTTGAAAAGTTCCTCTTGTGCTGAGTTGTGAATATTTCACTTTGTCCGAAAAAGAAGACAACTTGAGAAAAGGCTAAAGACTGTCATCATGCTGCCGCAGTACAAAATGGCTGAAGAAAAATACTGTCCTACGAGTGAAAGCCATTTTTCTCCACATTCCAGGTGCTTTTGTCGAGCGACACCGCGCTGCCGTACTTGTCGGCCAGCGAGTTCTTCTGCGCTTCTGTGGCGGCGTCGATCATCTGCTTCTCTTCCTGCTCCGTCTCGCGGTGGTAGAAGTAGTTGAAGTTGGACACGATGACGGGCACGGGCAGCGCGATGGTCAGCACGCCGGCGATGGCGCACAGGGTGCCCACCATCTTGCCGCCAATGGTGATGGGGCACATGTCTCCGTAGCCCACCGTGGTCATGGTGACCACCGCCCACCAGAATCCGTCCGGGATGCTGACGAACTGCGTCTGGGGCTCGTCGACTTCGGCGAAGAAGATGGCGCTGGAGAAGAGGATGACTCcgatgaagaggaagaagataAGCAAGCCCAGCTCTCGCATGCTCGCCTTGAGGGTCTGCCCCAGGATCTGGAGTCCCTTCGAGTGGCGGGACAGCTTGAAGATGCGGAACACTCTCACCAGCCGGATGATCCTCAGGATGGCGAGGGACATGTTCTGGCCGGAATTGGCGTCATCGTCGGGAGAGGTCGCCAGCTCTGTGCCCAGTGTGACGAAGTACGGGATGATGGAAACGATGTCGATGATGTTCATGATGTTGTTGAAGAAGTCGCTCTTACTGGGACACACGACGAAGCGCACGCCGGCCTCGAAGCAGAACCAAATAATGCAAATGGTCTCGACAATAAAGAAAGGGTCCGTGAGGTAGGCTGCGACGTCTTTGGCGCCGGGCTGAGGACTTGAACTGGTCCCGTTACCGACAGGATCCACACTGGGGGTGAAATCGGCGTCCTCCCTGAACTCCGGTAGAGTTTCCAGACAAAAGATAAAGATAGAGATAACGATGACGAAAACCGAGACCAGGGCAACAGATTTGGCGGCACTGGAGCTCTCGGGGTACTCGAACAGGAGCCAGAACTGTCTTTGGAGCTCATTGGTGGGCAACAGGACCTCGGGCTCTTTGATGAACCCTTCGTCTTCGCGGAACTGCTCCATGGCCTCGTGGCCCAGTTGATAGAAAACGATCTCACTGGCGAAGACATCTAATGGGACATTGGCTGGCCTGCGGACCCTCCCGCCAGACTGGTAGAAGTACAGGACGCCGTCGAAGGAAGGCCGGTTTCGGTCAAAGAAATACTCGTTCTTCATGGGGTCGAAGTGGCGAATTCGTTTGGCGGGGTCGCCCAGTAAAGTCTCCGGGAACCGATTGAGGGTGCTCAGCTGGGTTTCGAACATGAGTCCCGAAACGTTGATGACCACCTTCTGGTCTCGGTCCTCCACGGCGGTCTTCTCGAACAGGTCTTCATTGTCGTAGCAGTCCCTCGGCATCCTGCTGAAGACGCCGTCGGAACCCGACTCGCCGCTCACCAGCAGCTTTAGATTAGAGATCAGGCTGCAGCTGCTGGACGTGGCTTTGGACGGCGTGGACGGGGATCCACCCTCGCGGCGGCCCCAGCGAGGGGACGGACGCGGGGACGGACGCGGGGACGCCAGGCGGCGGTGCGACGGCTCGGGGTCCGGCGCCTCCGACGTGGGGGACGTCGGGTAGCCGGAGTCGCTGGGGTCGCCCAGGTTGATGCCCACATCATCCACGTTTTCAAAGTTAACCAGAGGAACCTAGATAGAGATACGATAGATGGACTTCATTCATCTTGTGAGGGAAATTAAGTTGTCAAAAAAGAAGAGATGACTTGACAGTCTAACGTGCCAGTGTGTATGTTTGTTCGCCCTTGTGTGACTGTGTCAGTTGTGGTCGCGTGTTATTtaggctagcatgctagctgttACAGCTGCAGCTGTTGTgtgaataaataaagatgagttGACTTGAGTGAAGAAGATGCAACAGTTGAAATATGTCTCATTTCAAGGTTGGTGTTGAatatcaactcatttgctcccaataacgtgtaaatacgtttttttaatacgttttaagtgtcccaaagacgtatttatgttgttgttttgtttttgtttttttatgctagagcatacagaaggctttgatgcagcctctcaactgcaaagaacggttgcagaaatggtagttattacacaaacggccagcaggtggcagcagagcaaaggagatcaaccagggccatctagaaaaaaaaagctaaattacttccaattttgaatagatttgtgaaaactgatgaaatttagctctcttctaatgctaattgctgcaaaacggaaacagatagaaacatactttttttcctgatgaaagaagagactttaatctttctgttggtaggttccatgcttttatagcaattgaacacaatattctgtgggccttgcaaaatcagttaaaatccaatcaaacagccgggattgcttctgtgaaaatggcggcgagtgaatgagttaatgactaaATATGGTCATTTAATGTAACATAGGTTCATGATTGCGTACATGCTAGTTGCATGGTGCTGATGCCTTGCGATACTCTTaaagtgctttgccgccatcttgtgaaaCCCCATTTCggatatttttgctatttgtgtcaGAGTTCGGTCCCTGTTCACTGAAATATTTGCGCAAACCTCCATTGCTGTCCGTCTCCTCGGCTGTCAGGAATGCAGGAGGGGGTCCCGCGTGGACCTCGGCCCTGCTGGCTGGCATCCAGACAGCTTCAGTCCTCTCTGTAACCTGAACGGACGGAAGAGCAAAAAGCAACCCTGCTgcgttaaatgtttttttttttttttttttttttttttgtcggtttTTGTTCGCATCAGCACACAACTGGCCATCTGATACCTCCCAACTTGAGATCATGACGGAAGTGAAACCTCGGCAGGTTTGCCCGGCAAACTGCTTACACTGAAtgaatgcgtgtgcgtgtacgtgCACGTGTGCTGATCAGGTAGttaattaggtacacctgcgccTGAAAGTCAATGACATCcctcacaaaaaaattgccttaaaaGCTTTGCACTTCACCAacttttttgttctttgtttttaatatacatATTTAAAGTTTAGCAAATgttttctgtgatttttttttggttgttgttgttgctatttttccaaaaataatctCTTCTTGACAAACGCGTAATGTTGCTCACCTACATCACATACAGCATCGGATTTTAGAGCTAAACTGCTCTTTGTAAACCccctgacttgttttttttgtgtgcatattatcaatatcaaaataataattaattattattataattatttataataaaaaattgaagcacttgatttaaaaaaacccacctatagataaaatatgtaaaaacaataaaaacaaatatcaataaaatactaaaatcctaaaataaaataaaatcataaaataataaaattatttaaaaaaataaataaataaattatatatatatattataagaaatatataaaaaaatatgattgtaaataaataaatatatgtatatatgtgtaattCAATGCAATGGTGGATTCCGATAACAGTCACGAGTGGGTTACAATGACAGCGTAAATAACATACCAAAAACAACATGATCAGTCTCACAGCTAagggtttagaaaatggatggttgcaTATGCTGTGCATACGACAATGTTTACAAAATCTGTCCATAGAACTAATTATGGTATACTTTACTGGCCCTGGAAAAGCCCAAAGAAGAAGGTAGAAGTCATCCAGGTCACGTAATCTACAAAGGTTGCATTGAGGCAACTGGACTCGAACAGGAAGAGTCCAGTTTGTCTGGATTCAACCTTGACTGATCATTCTATTGTTCTCGTTCCCACGAGTCCTCAATAAGACTTTTGGGCTGCGTTCCTCACCGCTctatcttgtcttttttttttttttttttgcattgcgcCACCACACCAAACATTCAGCAGTTAAACCGAATACCGATTGTGCAATGtcagcaaaaaacaacaacaaaactttccAGTGAGCTGACATTGAACAATGACAGCATCACCTCCAGCAACAttcaaacaaatgaaaacaatcttAAAGGATTATGCGCTCACCCACCGGCTcgccaggagtgccctccacttcttcctcttcttcttcttcccctcCTGCCTCAGTCGCACTCCCACTCAGATTGTCCGTATCAAAGCTCCCATTGGGTAATTGAACACCTGATCGGAAATGAGAGCTGCCACATGCgcacaaatacaaaacaatgcaCCCCATGCGCGTGCAAGGTTTTAAATGCTGAGGGAGGGATGGTGGGACGAGGTCTAATGTATGATGGGTtggggaggcggggtggggggggagatCACCTGgcttcaaccccccccccccccccccctcccatcaGCTACGTGAAAGGAGATTTAGCGCCTGACATGGTATGAaggaagccccccccccaacccactCCACTTTTCTTTTTGTCCTTCAGAATAACACGTGCTGGAATCATCCAATCCAGCGTCACCTTGAGGATTAGACTGCATTGTGCAACCAATACAGGACAATACCTGACAGAGCACCTGCAGCTGCGCACATCTGTCCGTGTCACGCAAGGTAAAAGCACTTCAAaggacgtttttgtttgtttgtttgtttgtttgacttcACATGATTGAGAAACAAACATTGTGCCACTTCTCTTTAGCGGAAACAACACCTGCGTTGACCTTGCTGAAGGTGTGAGGTATAGATTTGGAGCAAGTAGGAGTACATCCATTTTAGTGGACTCCGAGGTGACTTTTTGTACCTTTTACAGTGATCAAatgttattagaaaaaaaaaaaatccacctgcTCAACAAAAGTTATGatacatgcattgaaaaaaaagttaaaatttaaTAAGTAGACTTAGTAAGTAAGTAGGAAGGAAAGAAAATTTAGATGGGCTCCCATTACTCTATTTCGAATCTAGACAGTTCCCCCCCCcggttaatttttttatttattgccagTTCAGCCCAGGCAGGAAGAAAGTAAGAATTTCAAAGCTAACTGAATAGAAATATTCCAACatacatatccatccattttcttgatgggggtgctggagcctatctcagctggctctgggcagtaggcggggggacaccctggactggttgccagccaatcgcagcgcaAGGGTTGCTGGGGGcccgctggagcctatccaacatataaatgaaaaaatcaaattagaattttaaaactaacttaaaaaaaaaaaaacataaaaaaccaACAGGCctatattaaaataaactaaaaattaaattaaatttaaataactaCAAAATATCATCTCTAGAGTTGaattaaaatcataattatATAACTTTAATAACTTTACaaattttaataacattttatgTGCCTATAAAGTCCTAAAATCAAGTACATAAACTACAATagatataaataaaactaacacacacatatatatatatatatatatatatatatatatatatatatatatatatatatatatatatatttttttttttttttctttcagtagTGGGTACAACCATGTTAGCAAGATTTGATCAATAcccaacaataaataaataaatacataaaataaaaaaacgttttacaccagaatctaataaaaaatgaaaatatctgcagctgcaaaaaaaaaaaaaaaaaggagagtgaAAAGGTTCATTTCACTTGATAACCTTGAAAACAACTGGGCATAATCTTTTACAGTATTCCAGAAGTTACGGAGCTCGACATTTGGATTCATAAAACCGTGTATTAGTTTTCCAGCTCTTCTCTATTCATTTTTGCTTAGCTTCAAATTGAACAACATTAGCCCGTTCTCGTTCTCAGTGGGTCAAAAAAGGAGATATATGAAGTACTagtcatgaaaaacaaaacaaaacaaaaaaaacatttcatcccAGCAACGACTTGACCTTGCAAACTTGCCACCAAAAGTTCCTTGTTGACATTTTGCCGGTCGGGGGAACCAATTTGGCAGCAATGGGTGAGAGACTCTAATGTTACCCACTTGAAACCACAGTGCGTATGTGCGCTGCAGGTCGCCCCTCTTCCTGTCACACTGCGGCGAGAGCGGCACCACTGCAGCCTGCACGGCGCGCGCCAAggtcgacccccccccccccaccccaaaattTTTTGAAAGTCTTTACAGTGAGACGTTCGCTATCCATCATATTTAGGCCGTTGTCTCCAGTGTGCGGGGGTCTCATTATGTGCAGCCGTGAGTGTAAACGTCACAAAGTATGCAtgtgcgggttttttttttgtggggggctCAAGTGGAATGCAAGGTTATGAGAGGACATGCATATGCAAGCTAGCTAAGAGGAATTTTCCATTTGTCTGAAATTTGTCTGCCAACCAATTTACGAAGTCCATTtcgacaataaaataaaataaataaataagtatcacgatacaggtcAAAAGCGTTCGGCCATTGATGTTATTGatattagtgattttttttggttacACTTATGGAGAATAATTTCCAAGTGATATGACCATCAAACTAGTGGTCATGATTCACTATATGACATCATCGTGATATTTTGCCAATGATATCATGATACAGGTCAACAATTTCAATGCTATTGTTATTTGGCTTTTTTATTTCGGAGATAATTTTCCAATTGTCTGGCTaccaaacgtgtttacaatacaCTATGCATAGAACAAGATTTCTCTATGATACCAACCGTATCATGATACAGGGCAAAATTGTCTGGACAGCAATATTTTGGATATTGGCTTATTGGATAAATGGTCATGACTCACAGCGTTCATTGCAATATCACTGCAACAATATCaaacgtatcgcgatacaggtcAAACTTGTCAGAATAGCCGCACTATTGATATTGATACTtttctgttttgactttttgatcaTATTTTCCAAATTGTATTACTGCTGATACAGAACGGTTGTTCAACTGTTCatgattttgacattttaaaaatattttgccaatttTACCAACAGTATCACGACAGTGTGAAAATTGGGACAAAGATGATACAAACGATATCAagtactgtttttgtttgacttttgaagCAAATTTTACAAGACGTAAGACTACAAAACTCGCAAACGCAACTCATgatacaaaatgtttatatATGTTCTGCCAAAGAGAGCAAGAGTATCGCGATACGGGTCAAAATATATTTTCGAATGTCTCTTTTCCTGTTCAACTGTGGCGACATACTTTACGTGTCCTGTGACCACCAAACTCGAGCTCATAACTCACAATCGCAACCGTATCACGATACGGGTCAAATCAGTGACATGGCTGTCGCTCACACGACCGTTCAAGATGGACGCGGCGACGTCGCCGAGGCGGGGACGAATCGCTGGCGAGTGATTTGTGCGTGTGGCCAACGGCTCAAAGATgtgctccgccgccgccgcagcgtCCTGCGGGAGCGGCGACGGAGACGTTCCCCTTCCTCTGCCTGTCCTTCAACGCAGCGCATCATCCGTCAAAACCTCAACAACTCCCCCTGCTGCTGACATTATAACCTCACCTGGTTACACTCCGCGTTGACAAAGCAATTTTCTCGGCATGCtcgtgtgtcaagtataattttATCTGCGTACTGTGTTGATTTTATATGTGTTTATTTCAAAATGACTGCACGGCTGTGTGGAAACGGGAAAGTCAAACAGTTGTTTGGGAATTCTTAGTTTCTTTTATTACAaaatagtgatagaccgatatggttttttcaaggccgataccgatacagattatttgtagtcaagttggccgataaccgatatttcaagccgatattcatttgcagtaaaatggggagggggcggaattctttcaaactatatataatttctcactgagtaacaaattcatgtgaatgtagctcatttggggtttttgttagggttcgtaaaaacgtttcaaaaagatttttgcggtgaaaaattgtgtgaatatgttccaaatgtgtttacgacaaataaaaactgactgcgaacatcttacaaatcctgatgaaaaccccaaattcgctacgttcgcaagtatcccctgctcagtgagctttatcggccttcagattcaaaacatggccgatgccgatatttgtcaaaatgccaaatatcggcgtcgataatcggccccggccgattatcggtctatccctatacaaaatactagagctgtcaaacaattagattttttaatcagattaatcacatcttagaattttgattaatcacttcattaaaaaaggcattttttttgcccgccaaatttaaaatgtgttatgtgttaattttttcggtaTTTATTGTTAAGAAGACGTCAAAAttgttttgatccactgcacatgctcatcctcctatttttctaatcagttaattaatcagttaattaattgcataatttaaagtggagaaaaaaaaaatgaccccaatagtttgacatgaacaaatattctcaaTGTCACACtcaaacatttatgaaatgcttcactttaatgcacgttatgtttatttttcaaacagaacttgtgctacctttaacgtagccatccgctaTCAAGCTAAagaatcatctgcagtcaaaatcaaaagtgcgattaatctgcgttgatacatgattaatgcgataattttttttaatgattaattacttaatgctttaactttgacagcactacaaaATACTTAACGACCTTTTCATTTATGTGACACTTGAGAAATAGTCCATATATTaatcaaactaaaactaatataagctaaacttttttttttttttttaaactctaaccGTATTTATTGCGTATGATTTTGGACGCAAAAAATTGTGTTATATTTCCCATTTGACCGGCAGCAGTCAGTCACTTTTTAAAACCCCGTGAGgatgaaaataactttttttttttttttttaacagaagacGACTTCATTGAAAAGTAATTACAACATTTGCGCTGGACGAGGCCATCCATCTTTTGCACAATGCAAGCAGACTAATGGCTGCGTTATTATTCGTATTCTTATTAGCACTTGAGAGCTTCCTGTCATTTAACGCCGATGTGGGGCTTCTTATCTGAGGAGAGCAGCTTTAAAGCCCACACAATGCAAACCATGCTAATCTCCCACACTGATACACACACACGTATGGAACATCTTTCTTATGAAATATTCCTGCAGCAAAACCTTGTGGTATATGAATAGTTTACCTAAATacagtggattaaaaaaaaaaaaaaaaaaagtctacacacccctgttcgaaAGTTTTGGTGCTGTAAGATTTGACgacaaaaatatcagaaaaaaaattaattgtatttatttatttatttgcagtaacaaaatgtttcataattattaaatcatttgaaaatgtttttaaactgtcattcttgatttttctttttattttgttttctacaAAAATTGCTGGTTAAATTCTGTATATGTATTGAAATTAAATATTACATAAAAATTACacattgtaactttttttttttccatctttttttctaCAGCGCTTGTCCTTAGTAAGGTCACAGGTGTGCTGACATTGGCACAGGAAGACTGGATTCAGACCCAGAACTTTAGAACTGCGAGGCAgaagtgctaaccactcaaaacATGCTCATAAAATAGGAACGACcagtaaaaatattaataagggAAATGAAAAAGGTTTATGGGATTTTATTTCCTGCCAAAGTTGCTATTGAGCATGAAAGTCACTCCGATGAAAGCAATAAACAGGATTTGAAATTGCAGCTTGAACAAAAGGTGACCCATGCGGGAGTCAAACTGACAAGCGTCAATCAGTGTAACGTGCACAGTTTGAccattcacaaatatggcactttactgtactttaatttatttaattcaatctccggtgtaataaccttatttattgattgattgaatttttatttattattattattattgttgttgttattattaattcaatctctgttgtaataaccttatttattgattgattgaattagttttttttattattatctgttctcattgctgctggacatgtaaatttcccagagggagccatcccaaagcgatcaataaagtcaaagtctaattcagtgattctttggtggaccactagagggagccaaaACCAAACCCCTTCATTTTggtttccatatatatatatatatatctatctatatatatatatatatatatatatgcataataaaatattacattaataaaaatatGCTACACCCCTCAAATATTGTAAATGTACATTATAGCCTACTATGTTGTATGCACGTTATACCTACATCGTGGCCATAATGTCCGGTTTTCCCTCGACATCTGATTTCACGGGTACatagctgacaaaaaaaaagaaaaaaaaaaaaaaaacttctttcaACCCCTAAAACGGCCGCTAACTTTACATACGATGTGATACGACCCGTATTTGCCGATAGGTTGTCACTGCATCAACATCGACTTGACTCTCCTCatgtctccttcttcttctctcctTCTGGAAGCAA
Encoded here:
- the LOC144023563 gene encoding potassium voltage-gated channel subfamily A member 10, translating into MEVPLVNFENVDDVGINLGDPSDSGYPTSPTSEAPDPEPSHRRLASPRPSPRPSPRWGRREGGSPSTPSKATSSSCSLISNLKLLVSGESGSDGVFSRMPRDCYDNEDLFEKTAVEDRDQKVVINVSGLMFETQLSTLNRFPETLLGDPAKRIRHFDPMKNEYFFDRNRPSFDGVLYFYQSGGRVRRPANVPLDVFASEIVFYQLGHEAMEQFREDEGFIKEPEVLLPTNELQRQFWLLFEYPESSSAAKSVALVSVFVIVISIFIFCLETLPEFREDADFTPSVDPVGNGTSSSPQPGAKDVAAYLTDPFFIVETICIIWFCFEAGVRFVVCPSKSDFFNNIMNIIDIVSIIPYFVTLGTELATSPDDDANSGQNMSLAILRIIRLVRVFRIFKLSRHSKGLQILGQTLKASMRELGLLIFFLFIGVILFSSAIFFAEVDEPQTQFVSIPDGFWWAVVTMTTVGYGDMCPITIGGKMVGTLCAIAGVLTIALPVPVIVSNFNYFYHRETEQEEKQMIDAATEAQKNSLADKYGSAVSLDKSTWNVEKNGFHS